One window of Riemerella anatipestifer genomic DNA carries:
- a CDS encoding aminoglycoside phosphotransferase family protein, with translation MNEILIKILQEKYHIETNLISKLRGGWASLAYKIESGNGKFYFLKVYEKSRKSTSYLTEHIDIYLPIVNWIENQTSLNGKIIRLVKTQFGNLKCEDENYLYILFDYIDGETVAEQNLTEEQVIQLAEIVSQLHNLKDFPFDVEQISETFELSFISKLLDWTERKFDDLKADIQEVLKPSILTIKNQVNEWNNLSEFLKGQSLKNCLCHTDIHHWNIISDKQQLYLIDWEGITFAPPEADIFGFYEQPYFNSFMKRYYELNPDYQINESTLRYYQISRKLQDIFEFIEQLQFDKLNLEEYETNLNYLRKEVDKIAT, from the coding sequence ATGAATGAAATATTGATAAAAATATTACAAGAAAAATATCATATCGAAACGAACTTGATTTCTAAACTGCGAGGTGGTTGGGCTTCCTTAGCTTATAAAATTGAAAGTGGAAATGGAAAATTTTACTTTTTAAAAGTTTACGAAAAAAGTAGAAAATCGACATCTTATTTAACTGAACATATAGATATTTATCTTCCAATAGTGAATTGGATTGAGAATCAAACGTCACTTAACGGAAAAATAATTCGATTAGTTAAAACTCAATTCGGAAATTTAAAGTGCGAAGATGAAAATTATCTCTACATTTTGTTTGATTACATTGATGGAGAAACAGTTGCGGAACAGAATTTGACAGAAGAACAAGTCATACAATTAGCCGAAATTGTTAGTCAACTACATAATTTAAAAGATTTTCCTTTTGATGTTGAACAGATTTCTGAAACATTTGAGCTTTCGTTCATCTCTAAATTATTGGATTGGACGGAAAGAAAATTTGATGATTTAAAAGCTGATATCCAGGAGGTTTTAAAACCCAGTATTTTAACTATTAAAAATCAAGTGAATGAATGGAATAACTTGTCCGAATTTTTAAAAGGACAGAGTTTGAAGAATTGTTTATGTCATACAGATATCCATCATTGGAACATCATCTCTGACAAACAGCAATTGTATCTTATAGATTGGGAAGGGATAACGTTTGCACCACCCGAGGCAGATATATTCGGCTTTTACGAGCAACCATATTTCAATTCGTTTATGAAGAGATATTATGAACTCAATCCCGATTATCAAATAAACGAAAGTACATTACGCTATTATCAGATAAGCAGAAAACTTCAAGATATTTTTGAATTCATTGAACAACTACAATTTGATAAACTTAATTTGGAAGAATATGAAACCAATTTGAATTATTTAAGGAAAGAAGTTGATAAAATAGCAACCTAA
- a CDS encoding APH(3') family aminoglycoside O-phosphotransferase, whose translation MDISKDVKNQLDKYFGNYTTTQISGGSTNAELFRVTTDESKSFILKKQIYSNHNVNLKYDYQNYLWLDGKIPVPKIIFYEQLSDFELLCMTELQGKTLEYYFDKIETEEIIKQYAISLKKLHSLKIDNTALVQHLDLKISKARFNLDSGLIDFTDLQPENQTYSPEELFVKLLSIKPSDYELVFTHGDYCFDNLIFDNHNLSGFIDIGNGGITDKYQDIALAVRNIRDNFRPEMVDIFYKVYGLDKPNKNKIEFYILLDEFF comes from the coding sequence ATGGACATCAGTAAAGACGTAAAAAATCAACTTGACAAATATTTTGGAAATTATACTACCACACAAATTTCAGGTGGTTCAACAAATGCTGAATTGTTCAGGGTTACGACAGATGAATCAAAGAGTTTTATTCTCAAAAAACAAATTTATAGTAACCATAATGTAAACCTCAAATACGATTATCAAAATTATTTATGGCTTGACGGAAAAATTCCAGTTCCTAAGATTATTTTTTATGAACAATTAAGCGACTTTGAATTGTTATGTATGACGGAACTGCAAGGAAAAACTCTTGAATATTATTTTGATAAAATAGAAACTGAAGAAATTATTAAGCAATATGCAATATCATTGAAAAAACTTCATTCTTTGAAAATTGACAATACTGCGTTGGTTCAACACCTTGACTTGAAAATTTCAAAAGCAAGATTTAATTTAGATAGTGGGTTAATTGATTTTACAGACTTACAACCCGAAAATCAAACTTACAGCCCCGAAGAACTATTTGTGAAATTATTAAGCATAAAGCCATCAGACTATGAATTAGTGTTTACACACGGAGATTACTGTTTTGACAACTTAATTTTTGACAATCATAACTTAAGTGGTTTTATAGACATTGGCAATGGAGGTATAACAGATAAATATCAAGATATTGCACTTGCTGTTAGAAACATACGAGATAATTTTAGACCAGAAATGGTTGACATATTTTACAAGGTATATGGACTTGATAAGCCAAACAAAAATAAAATAGAGTTTTATATATTATTAGACGAGTTCTTTTGA
- the erm(F) gene encoding 23S rRNA (adenine(2058)-N(6))-methyltransferase Erm(F), with product MTKKKLPVRFTGQHFTIDKVLIKDAIRQANISNQDTVLDIGAGKGFLTVHLLKIANNVVAIENDTALVEHLRKLFSDARNVQVVGCDFRNFAVPKFPFKVVSNIPYGITSDIFKILMFESLGNFLGGSIVLQLEPTQKLFSRKLYNPYTVFYHTFFDLKLVYEVGPESFFPPPTVKSALLNIKRKQLFFDFKFKAKYLAFISCLLEKPDLSVKTALKSIFRKSQVRSISEKFGLNLNAQIVCLSPSQWVNCFLEMLEVVPEKFHPS from the coding sequence ATGACAAAAAAGAAATTGCCCGTTCGTTTTACGGGTCAGCACTTTACTATTGATAAAGTGCTAATAAAAGATGCAATAAGACAAGCAAATATAAGTAATCAGGATACGGTTTTAGATATTGGGGCAGGCAAGGGGTTTCTTACTGTTCATTTATTAAAAATCGCCAACAATGTTGTTGCTATTGAAAACGACACAGCTTTGGTTGAACATTTACGAAAATTATTTTCTGATGCCCGAAATGTTCAAGTTGTCGGTTGTGATTTTAGGAATTTTGCAGTTCCGAAATTTCCTTTCAAAGTGGTGTCAAATATTCCTTATGGCATTACTTCCGATATTTTCAAAATCCTGATGTTTGAGAGTCTTGGAAATTTTCTGGGAGGTTCCATTGTCCTTCAGTTAGAACCTACACAAAAGTTATTTTCGAGGAAGCTTTACAATCCATATACCGTTTTCTATCATACTTTTTTTGATTTGAAACTTGTCTATGAGGTAGGTCCTGAAAGTTTCTTTCCACCGCCAACTGTCAAATCAGCCCTGTTAAACATTAAAAGAAAACAGTTATTTTTTGATTTTAAGTTTAAAGCCAAATACTTAGCATTTATTTCCTGTCTGTTAGAGAAACCTGATTTATCTGTAAAAACAGCTTTAAAGTCGATTTTCAGGAAAAGTCAGGTCAGGTCAATTTCGGAAAAATTCGGTTTAAACCTTAATGCTCAAATTGTTTGTTTGTCTCCAAGTCAATGGGTAAACTGTTTTTTGGAAATGCTGGAAGTTGTCCCTGAAAAATTTCATCCTTCGTAG
- a CDS encoding IS30-like element IS4351 family transposase, with protein MSKHITEEQRYAISMMLQIPMSKKAIAEAIGVDKSTVYREIKRNCDARSGSYSMELAQRKADRRKQQKHRKEVLTPAMRKRIIKLLKKGFSPEQIVGRSRLEGIAMVSHETIYRWIWEDKRRGGKLHKYLRRQGRRYAKRGSKNAGRGFIPGRVDIDERPEIVELKERFGDLEIDTIIGKNHKGAILTINDRATSRVWIRKLSGKEAIPVAKIAVWALRKVKNLIHTITADNGKEFAKHEEIAQKLEIKFYFCKPYHSWERGANENTNGLIRQYIPKGKDFSEVTNKQIKWIENKLNNRPRKRLGYLTPNEKFKQIINQNSVAFAS; from the coding sequence ATGAGCAAACATATAACCGAGGAACAAAGGTATGCAATTTCTATGATGTTGCAAATACCGATGAGCAAAAAAGCAATAGCGGAAGCTATCGGAGTAGATAAAAGCACTGTTTACAGGGAGATAAAGCGCAATTGCGACGCCCGAAGTGGTAGCTATAGCATGGAGCTTGCCCAGCGAAAAGCAGACAGGCGCAAGCAGCAAAAACATCGCAAGGAAGTGCTTACACCGGCAATGAGAAAACGGATAATAAAGCTGTTGAAGAAAGGATTCAGCCCGGAGCAGATTGTCGGCAGGAGCCGCTTGGAGGGAATTGCGATGGTATCTCACGAAACGATATATCGCTGGATTTGGGAGGATAAGCGGCGGGGTGGCAAACTGCACAAATATCTTCGCAGACAAGGTCGCAGGTATGCCAAACGTGGTTCTAAAAATGCAGGGCGAGGATTTATCCCAGGCAGGGTGGATATTGATGAGCGTCCCGAGATAGTGGAACTGAAGGAGAGATTTGGTGATTTAGAGATAGATACAATTATTGGTAAGAACCACAAAGGTGCCATTCTTACCATTAACGACAGAGCAACAAGCAGGGTCTGGATACGCAAGTTGTCGGGAAAAGAAGCCATCCCGGTAGCTAAGATTGCAGTATGGGCACTGCGGAAAGTGAAAAACTTAATACACACAATTACGGCTGACAATGGAAAGGAGTTTGCAAAGCACGAGGAAATTGCGCAAAAATTGGAAATAAAATTCTATTTTTGCAAACCATACCACTCATGGGAACGTGGTGCCAATGAAAACACCAACGGGCTTATCAGGCAGTATATCCCAAAGGGTAAGGACTTTAGTGAAGTAACCAACAAACAGATTAAGTGGATTGAAAATAAACTCAATAATCGACCTCGTAAAAGACTTGGATACCTCACGCCAAACGAAAAATTTAAACAAATTATTAATCAGAATTCTGTTGCATTTGCAAGTTGA
- a CDS encoding Abi family protein has product MKFTTFQDVFSEPRINRYLIATNGHKRRAKTLYKYNLKLSQEMFMVISCFEIALRNAIDKHYTEEYGDNWLKKFISPNGNFDNIKTRRTKEIIEKAEKDLGKKYTHHRHIARLEFGVWTYLFDKNQYRAGGLTLIKIFPKKSIGKEYNQSYIHSKLSEINKFRNRIAHHEPICFGDNTNLIDTQNTRRIYTQIMIFFRWLGIDGKNLWNTLDIGKVNKICRAIEKLK; this is encoded by the coding sequence ATGAAATTTACAACTTTTCAAGATGTTTTTTCGGAGCCGAGAATTAATAGATACTTAATAGCGACAAATGGACATAAAAGGAGAGCAAAGACATTGTATAAATATAATCTAAAATTATCCCAAGAAATGTTTATGGTAATATCTTGTTTTGAAATAGCATTGAGGAACGCCATAGACAAACATTACACAGAGGAATATGGAGATAATTGGTTGAAAAAATTTATTAGTCCTAATGGTAATTTTGATAATATTAAGACTCGAAGAACAAAAGAAATAATAGAAAAAGCCGAAAAAGATTTAGGTAAAAAATATACACATCATAGACATATTGCGAGATTGGAGTTTGGGGTATGGACATATTTATTTGATAAGAATCAATACAGGGCTGGGGGATTAACATTAATAAAAATATTTCCTAAAAAATCCATAGGGAAAGAATACAATCAGTCTTATATTCATAGTAAATTGAGTGAGATTAATAAGTTTAGAAATAGAATAGCACATCACGAACCTATATGTTTTGGAGATAATACAAATCTAATAGATACACAAAATACAAGGAGAATATATACTCAGATTATGATATTTTTTAGATGGTTAGGGATTGATGGCAAAAACCTTTGGAATACACTAGATATAGGAAAGGTAAATAAGATTTGTAGAGCGATTGAAAAATTAAAATAA
- a CDS encoding relaxase/mobilization nuclease domain-containing protein encodes MIAKAKAVKGSKAGARYKELEEKDSIFLFQNDMIGENWKERYEELRATAALYTGSRLEKPFIENVISPSKEVGSFITEEGLRELAQNYADKMGYSDNKWYAIAHRNTDDIHIHMIVCRVNMRGVCSIENYKIGERSGQVATKIAKEKGWRTAQEISAEKKKNIEQSLLSCIRESDDWEKVKRKMRERDYHLELSYKSDGSLNGARIIPISELGYNGSESEIEKISKKGYKLSEINRKLKILDLDKHLKLNRLNVEANEERTIRMRR; translated from the coding sequence ATGATAGCAAAAGCCAAAGCAGTAAAAGGGAGTAAAGCAGGAGCAAGGTATAAAGAACTTGAAGAAAAAGATTCTATATTTCTCTTTCAAAACGATATGATAGGAGAAAACTGGAAGGAGCGATATGAAGAACTTCGAGCTACCGCAGCTTTATACACAGGCAGCCGATTAGAAAAACCCTTTATAGAAAATGTAATTAGTCCTTCCAAAGAAGTAGGGAGTTTTATCACAGAAGAGGGGCTTAGAGAATTAGCTCAAAACTATGCTGATAAGATGGGATATTCAGATAACAAATGGTATGCTATAGCCCATAGAAATACAGATGATATTCATATACATATGATAGTTTGTAGAGTGAATATGCGAGGAGTGTGCAGTATTGAAAATTATAAAATAGGGGAGCGTTCAGGTCAAGTGGCCACCAAAATTGCTAAAGAAAAAGGTTGGCGTACTGCACAAGAAATCTCTGCCGAGAAGAAAAAGAATATAGAGCAAAGTCTTCTTTCCTGTATCCGAGAGAGTGACGATTGGGAAAAAGTAAAGAGAAAAATGAGGGAAAGAGACTATCATTTAGAATTATCTTACAAGAGTGATGGTTCGCTCAATGGAGCGAGGATTATTCCCATTTCAGAACTGGGGTATAATGGGAGTGAAAGTGAGATAGAAAAAATCAGTAAAAAAGGGTATAAACTATCGGAAATCAATAGGAAATTAAAGATATTGGATTTAGATAAACATTTGAAATTGAATCGTTTGAATGTAGAAGCTAATGAAGAGAGAACTATTAGAATGAGAAGATGA
- a CDS encoding plasmid mobilization protein codes for MIDFNWDLSQISDTDLEDFERKFSEERQKRELAEKRKHWGKLGGRPAPNGVRNVQKNLRLREDEYLKIEQKSKEVGLSVSEFLRRSALEIPLPDPVRNNELIKAQIHFKRIGNYFQKKIWSVEEKREVIDEIKKVSSIIKKNLK; via the coding sequence ATGATAGATTTTAATTGGGATTTGTCCCAAATCTCCGATACCGATTTAGAAGATTTCGAGCGTAAGTTCTCCGAAGAAAGGCAAAAACGAGAACTTGCCGAGAAGCGAAAACATTGGGGTAAGCTAGGCGGTCGTCCTGCTCCTAATGGGGTTCGTAATGTTCAAAAAAATCTTCGTTTACGCGAAGATGAATATCTCAAAATAGAGCAAAAATCGAAGGAAGTAGGACTTAGCGTTTCCGAGTTTTTGCGAAGGAGTGCGTTAGAAATTCCCTTACCAGACCCCGTTCGGAATAATGAATTAATCAAGGCTCAGATTCACTTTAAAAGGATAGGCAATTATTTTCAAAAGAAAATTTGGAGTGTCGAAGAAAAGCGAGAAGTTATCGATGAGATAAAGAAAGTATCCTCTATTATCAAGAAGAACTTAAAGTAA
- a CDS encoding ParA family protein — protein MKVISVITEKGGVGKTTTSIHLGATFSEMGKRTLIIDFDAQRNLSLGYKISKDFPYTVKNFIEKTGNFRLTQKGENLLILAGDRNIEESIYKRFDLKEMIDILASKMTLDFIIIDCPPRPLSGKIGLGEIALCASDYILSPIEAEEYSIEGINELLPSVKRIIDNHNPKLKFLGFFFNRVLTNTKNFKEYSDLAKKQAEQYFLETFIRQDVNVEYAKKEGKTIFQVAPNSRASEDYKNLVKEILNKIEK, from the coding sequence ATGAAAGTAATTTCGGTTATTACGGAAAAAGGAGGGGTAGGAAAAACTACAACATCTATTCACTTGGGGGCTACTTTTAGTGAAATGGGTAAACGAACTCTGATTATAGATTTTGATGCCCAACGAAATTTGTCTCTTGGGTATAAAATCTCAAAAGATTTTCCCTATACGGTTAAAAATTTTATTGAGAAAACAGGAAATTTTAGATTGACTCAAAAGGGTGAAAATTTGCTTATTCTTGCGGGAGATAGAAACATAGAGGAAAGTATATATAAGAGGTTTGACCTAAAAGAGATGATAGATATTTTGGCTTCTAAGATGACGCTGGATTTTATTATTATTGATTGTCCTCCTCGCCCACTCAGCGGTAAAATTGGCTTGGGAGAAATCGCATTATGTGCATCGGATTATATTCTCTCCCCTATTGAGGCCGAAGAATATTCCATTGAAGGAATTAATGAGCTTCTGCCATCGGTAAAAAGAATTATAGATAATCATAATCCTAAACTGAAATTTTTAGGTTTTTTCTTTAATAGGGTTTTGACCAACACTAAAAATTTTAAAGAATATAGCGACTTGGCAAAAAAGCAGGCGGAGCAATATTTTTTGGAGACTTTTATCCGTCAAGATGTCAATGTAGAATATGCTAAAAAAGAAGGAAAAACCATTTTTCAAGTGGCACCGAATTCAAGGGCAAGTGAGGATTATAAAAATTTAGTAAAAGAGATTTTAAACAAAATAGAAAAATAA
- a CDS encoding IS1 family transposase — protein sequence MEFQTLCFRVSDVGICPHCHSKNIIKNGHTKTQKQQYLCKNCHKRFLDFYTYQAYLPRINQKIVQLTKEGLGIRSISRVLKISTTTILKRLIIIAKNIKNPIISFNKTYEVDEMRFFSKSKNRLFWLVYALERKSKNVVSFQIGRRTTNTLQSVIKTLMYSNPKRIYTDKLKHYKYLISSKIHSTKRYQTNHIERNNLTIRTHLKRFQRKGLGFSKSLIITSAILRIYFWG from the coding sequence ATGGAGTTTCAAACCTTGTGTTTCAGAGTTAGTGATGTGGGTATTTGTCCGCATTGCCACTCTAAAAACATCATTAAAAACGGACATACCAAGACCCAAAAACAACAATATCTATGTAAAAATTGTCACAAAAGATTTTTAGATTTCTATACCTACCAAGCCTATTTGCCTCGTATTAATCAGAAAATTGTTCAACTCACCAAAGAGGGTTTAGGCATTCGTTCTATTTCAAGGGTGCTAAAAATTTCCACCACCACAATTCTAAAAAGACTGATTATCATTGCTAAAAACATTAAAAATCCAATAATTTCCTTTAACAAAACCTATGAAGTAGATGAAATGCGTTTTTTCAGCAAAAGTAAGAACAGGCTGTTTTGGCTGGTCTATGCGTTGGAAAGAAAAAGTAAAAATGTAGTGAGTTTCCAAATCGGAAGGCGAACTACAAACACTTTACAATCTGTTATCAAAACTCTGATGTATTCTAATCCGAAGAGGATTTATACAGATAAATTAAAACACTATAAATATCTTATTTCAAGCAAAATACACTCTACTAAACGATATCAAACCAATCATATTGAAAGGAACAATTTAACCATCAGAACCCACCTCAAAAGATTCCAAAGAAAAGGTTTAGGTTTTTCTAAAAGTTTAATCATCACTTCCGCGATATTGCGGATTTATTTTTGGGGTTAG
- a CDS encoding recombinase family protein, with translation MIFGYARVSTSEQNIQTQVDLLQNFGCEKIYTDVASGVREDRKGLNEMLSFLREGDIVVVYKTDRIFRSLKNMVELIDVFNQKGVLFKSISEPAFDTTSANGKFIIQIFGAVAEFERNLISERTKIGLEGARRRNKHLGRPKGVAKETLEKYQFALHLYENKNIPIDKACKQAGISKTTFYRVEKDK, from the coding sequence ATGATTTTCGGTTATGCAAGGGTTTCTACTTCGGAGCAGAATATTCAGACACAGGTAGATTTACTCCAAAACTTTGGTTGCGAAAAAATCTATACCGATGTTGCCAGTGGCGTTCGTGAGGACAGAAAAGGGCTTAATGAAATGCTTTCATTCCTCCGTGAAGGCGATATAGTCGTAGTCTACAAAACCGACAGAATTTTCCGTTCCCTTAAAAATATGGTAGAGCTCATTGATGTATTTAACCAAAAAGGCGTATTGTTCAAGAGTATTTCTGAACCTGCTTTTGATACCACTTCCGCAAATGGAAAATTCATTATTCAAATTTTTGGGGCAGTAGCGGAATTTGAACGAAATCTCATTTCCGAGAGGACTAAAATTGGCTTGGAGGGAGCGAGGCGAAGAAATAAGCACTTGGGCAGACCCAAAGGCGTTGCCAAAGAAACTTTGGAAAAATATCAATTTGCCTTACACCTTTATGAGAATAAAAATATTCCGATTGATAAGGCGTGTAAACAAGCTGGGATTAGTAAAACCACTTTTTATAGGGTAGAGAAGGATAAGTAA
- a CDS encoding reverse transcriptase family protein, with the protein MSSLPKIDKIHLPTIIRKSQKDLDKLVENLDGYYREWSKVKLDKETGLPKKDKNGNIKSRIVRESKGIIKDIQGRISNRILKHIKLPNNIKGGVKGESNITNARFHKGNRYIFTTDLENFFPSIKVGRVYETLLMFNKLTTHYITRFSTWKGEVPQGIRTSTYIANLVFLETDYKLIEFCEKNNIKYTRFIDDLTFSSQVDFGDKIAHILEIIHQSKFRINWRKTKYGGKQIATGIQLNPSRMIAPKTILDKVEFEKLLPQESPKPYTRYKENIDRVNDNKMKNIAS; encoded by the coding sequence ATGAGTTCTTTACCAAAGATAGATAAAATACACTTACCAACCATTATCAGAAAATCTCAAAAAGATTTAGATAAATTGGTAGAAAATCTTGATGGTTATTATAGGGAGTGGAGCAAAGTAAAATTAGATAAAGAAACAGGATTGCCAAAGAAAGATAAAAATGGTAATATAAAATCGAGAATAGTAAGAGAATCCAAAGGAATTATAAAAGACATACAAGGCAGAATTTCGAATAGAATATTAAAACATATAAAATTACCAAATAATATTAAAGGAGGAGTTAAAGGCGAAAGTAATATTACTAATGCTAGGTTTCACAAAGGAAATAGGTATATTTTCACTACTGATTTAGAGAACTTTTTTCCTTCAATTAAAGTAGGGAGAGTGTATGAAACTTTGTTAATGTTTAATAAATTAACTACACATTATATAACAAGGTTTTCAACTTGGAAAGGGGAAGTTCCACAAGGAATAAGAACGAGTACTTACATTGCTAATCTTGTTTTTCTTGAAACAGATTATAAGTTGATAGAATTTTGCGAGAAAAATAATATAAAATACACAAGATTTATAGATGATTTGACATTTTCTTCACAAGTTGATTTTGGAGATAAAATAGCACATATTTTGGAAATCATTCATCAAAGTAAATTCAGAATAAATTGGAGAAAAACAAAATATGGAGGAAAGCAAATAGCGACAGGAATTCAACTTAATCCAAGTAGAATGATTGCTCCTAAAACAATACTTGATAAAGTAGAATTTGAGAAATTATTACCACAAGAAAGCCCTAAACCATATACAAGATATAAAGAAAATATAGATAGGGTAAATGATAATAAAATGAAAAATATAGCCTCTTAA
- a CDS encoding helix-turn-helix domain-containing protein, whose product MDLGSIIKNIRKRKGQNQTEFAQSCGITQTYLSQIENNQKEPNLSTLKDISKNLDIPLPILFFLSLNEEDIPQEKRKAFEIVNPSVKSLINEFFTKDR is encoded by the coding sequence ATGGATTTAGGCTCAATTATAAAAAATATTAGAAAACGCAAGGGGCAAAACCAAACGGAGTTTGCCCAAAGTTGCGGAATAACCCAAACCTATCTTTCTCAGATAGAAAATAATCAAAAAGAACCTAACTTATCAACTCTAAAAGATATTAGTAAAAATTTGGATATTCCTTTGCCAATATTATTTTTTCTGTCTTTGAATGAAGAAGATATTCCCCAAGAAAAACGCAAAGCCTTTGAAATTGTTAATCCCTCTGTAAAATCTTTAATCAATGAGTTCTTTACCAAAGATAGATAA
- the floR gene encoding chloramphenicol/florfenicol efflux MFS transporter FloR, giving the protein METKEKIVTEATTRPAWAYTLPAALLLMAPFDILASLAMDIYLPVVPAMPGILNTTPAMIQLTLSLYMVMLGVGQVIFGPLSDRIGRRPILLAGATAFVIASLGAAWSSTAPAFVAFRLLQAVGASAMLVATFATVRDVYANRPEGVVIYGLFSSILAFVPALGPIAGALIGEFLGWQAIFITLAILAMLALLNAGFRWHETRPLDQVKTRRSVLTIFASPAFWVYTVGFSAGMGTYFVFFSTAPRVLIGQAEYSEIGFSFAFATVALVMIVTTRFAKSFVARWGIAGCVARGMALLVCGAVLLGIGELYGSPSFLTFILPMWVVAVGIVFTVSVTANGALAEFDDIAGSAVAFYFCVQSLIVSIVGTLAVALLNGDTAWPVICYATAMAVLVSLGLVLLRLRGAATEKSPVV; this is encoded by the coding sequence ATGGAAACAAAAGAAAAAATAGTAACCGAAGCCACCACACGCCCCGCGTGGGCCTATACGCTGCCGGCAGCACTGCTGCTGATGGCTCCTTTCGACATCCTCGCTTCACTGGCGATGGATATTTATCTCCCTGTCGTTCCAGCGATGCCCGGCATCCTGAACACGACGCCCGCTATGATCCAACTCACGTTGAGCCTCTATATGGTGATGCTCGGCGTGGGCCAGGTGATTTTTGGTCCGCTCTCAGACAGAATCGGGCGACGGCCAATTCTACTTGCGGGCGCAACGGCTTTCGTCATTGCGTCTCTGGGAGCAGCTTGGTCTTCAACTGCACCGGCCTTTGTCGCTTTCCGTCTACTTCAAGCAGTGGGCGCGTCGGCCATGCTGGTGGCGACGTTCGCGACGGTTCGCGACGTTTATGCCAACCGTCCTGAGGGTGTCGTCATCTACGGCCTTTTCAGTTCGATACTGGCGTTCGTGCCTGCGCTCGGCCCTATCGCCGGAGCATTGATCGGCGAGTTCTTGGGATGGCAGGCGATATTCATTACTTTGGCTATACTGGCGATGCTCGCACTCCTAAATGCGGGTTTCAGGTGGCACGAAACCCGCCCTCTGGATCAAGTCAAGACGCGCCGATCTGTCTTGACGATCTTCGCGAGTCCGGCTTTTTGGGTTTACACTGTCGGCTTTAGCGCCGGTATGGGCACCTACTTCGTCTTCTTCTCGACGGCTCCCCGTGTGCTCATAGGCCAAGCGGAATATTCCGAGATCGGATTCAGCTTTGCCTTCGCCACTGTCGCGCTTGTAATGATCGTGACAACCCGTTTCGCGAAGTCCTTTGTCGCCAGATGGGGCATCGCAGGATGCGTGGCGCGTGGGATGGCGTTGCTTGTTTGCGGAGCGGTCCTGTTGGGGATCGGCGAACTTTACGGCTCGCCGTCATTCCTCACCTTCATCCTACCGATGTGGGTTGTCGCGGTCGGTATTGTCTTCACGGTGTCCGTTACCGCGAACGGCGCTTTGGCAGAGTTCGACGACATCGCGGGATCAGCGGTCGCGTTCTACTTCTGCGTTCAAAGCCTGATAGTCAGCATTGTCGGGACATTGGCGGTGGCACTTTTAAACGGTGACACAGCGTGGCCCGTGATCTGTTACGCCACGGCGATGGCGGTACTGGTTTCGTTGGGGCTGGTGCTCCTTCGGCTCCGTGGGGCTGCCACCGAGAAGTCGCCAGTCGTCTAA
- a CDS encoding LysR family transcriptional regulator produces the protein MRRTNHRNLVNVGILSGRIPLISLVQFIAVAEHLNFRHAAKALGISQSSVSARVKALEDNLGVLLFERHARGVRLTDAGRHFMERVTAGVDQLDHAVKTAE, from the coding sequence ATGCGGCGCACTAACCATCGAAACCTCGTGAATGTCGGTATCCTGTCTGGCAGGATACCGCTCATTTCCCTTGTTCAGTTCATCGCCGTCGCCGAGCATCTGAATTTTCGGCATGCGGCCAAGGCACTTGGTATCAGCCAGTCGAGCGTCAGCGCGCGTGTGAAAGCGCTGGAGGATAACCTTGGTGTCCTGCTATTTGAGCGCCATGCGCGGGGCGTTCGGCTAACAGACGCAGGCAGGCACTTCATGGAGCGTGTCACGGCGGGTGTCGATCAACTCGATCACGCAGTGAAGACCGCGGAGTGA